CTACTCCGCTAATAAGTCATTTTACAATTATGTGAACGACGAGATAGCAGGTATATGTTCTCTAGCCTTTATAATCagtcaaacttttttttcctactgAATTTGTTTCAATACTTTTGTAGCTTTATACGTATTGCATTAGTACTATATTCAAATAGAATGTGCATATACCTTTCCTTTAGCAATGATTTAAAAGTAAATTACAAATGTGACAGCCATGATTTGAGAACGAAAACAAAACGAAAGGCAATTTGCTTAAATTTAAGTGCACAACTTTTACATTCAAATAGCATTGCCATTTGTATAATGATTTTATATATGGACCTTTTGAAACTGACATTGGGTTTGCTTTTCTTAAGCACGAGATAGTCTTACATTTCTGCAGCGCTGGTTTGGAAAATTTCCAGAATACCGAGACagagatttttttattacagGAGAGAGCTACgcaggtgtttttttttttttttttttttttacccttataATTGAagacaaaatgttttttttttttttttggtgcaaacAACTATAAATCTTCTGTTCATGTGCATATGCACACATTGTtgagagaaagtgagatagagaaCATGAATTAGAATCAATATTTTGGTCTATAACATCACATTGATAAATTATTGGATCATTGGGAAGACTCAATTAATTATGATGATTAGGGAGCCATAATAGGCCTGGTTTAAAAATAAAGgtgtattatatttttcattttcaagtagccaaaaaaaaaaaaaaaaattctgttaaTTTCTTATCAAAGAGAGATTTCTTATAAAATTCATGGTATTATTTCTTTAATAGGTCACTATGTGCCACAACTTGCCTACCTCATTATTCAGTCCAAAGTGAAGTTCAATTTAAAGGGAATAGCTGTGAGTATAACTTTGGAGATATGACTTcaagaaaacttgaattttttaatttaattgttcctatttattttatgttatgctTATGCCAAATAACATTGAGTGGGCAAAATTTTATAATCCAGATAGGGAATCCTCTTTTGGAATTCGCAGTTGATTTCAACTCGCCGGATCAGTATTATTGGTCTCATGGTTTGATATCTGATGGTGTTTATGAACTTCTCACTAAAAGTTGCAATAGTTCTCAGATTATGAGAGGTGCCATAAGAGGATTTCTTTCTTCTACCTGCACTTCTGTATATACTGAACTTGCAAAAGAACTTACTGACTTCATCGACCGATACAATGTAATTGGTGACGTTTGTCTATCATCTATTCAATCACAAATGGACATGCTTTATCAGCCCCTCAGGTCTAGATTTCAATATTTGACATCTTTCAATTCAGAATCAGATGCCCTCAGTCAGAAGGTGAAGTTTATATACCTTGTCAAAACTCATGTTATGTGTGCTCATTACTTCTTTTGATTTAAAACACAACCTTTTGTTTATGGAGATCACAATTGactttgcctttatatttacCCTCTGCTTACAGGAAAGTATAAAAGAGGTAGATGTTTGTGCACAAGAAAACACACAAAAGTATTTAAACAGAAAAGATGTGCAGACGGCTCTCCATGCCCAACTCGTTGGAATCAAGGAATGGAGTTTATGCAGCAGGCAATGATATGagctttttttttgaaaattttagaaattagtGCCATCTTTAACTTAagttttaagtatttttttttcaagaccAATTTAATATATCATAAATATCTCAAATACtatgaaacaaaattaataGCCACAATGTTAGAATGGTGACttgtaattaaaatacaaaGGATTCTTGCAATCTCAATTAATAGTTCATGATTTTTCTTCATAAATTCTTTTTTAGTTTCAGAATGAGTCCCATCTGCGATCTAAAGAAATCAaacattcattttgtttttataaattataattcttTCCTCTTAGTGATACCACAACTCTTGGGGTtccttattttactatttaaatctCAGAGTTCTAGAGTATGATGATGAAAACCGAGAGATACCTACAATTGGTGTCGTGGGCTCACTTGTCAAGTCTGGCATCCGATCCTTGGTTTACAGGTATGGTAATAAACTCTTTACAAAGctctttattattttgcaaGAAAAGGTCTTGCTGTCAATTTAGTTGATTTTGATGTACTATGACAGTGGAGATCAAGATGGAATAATCCCATTTACTGGGACTCGAACACTGGTAAAAGGATTAGCAAAGGACTTGGGACTGAATTCAACTGTGCCGTACAGAACTTGGTTTGAGGGAAAACAggtcaatatatttatattcttGTCTATTTATTGATAGTGCCAAATGGTATTCTTTTTcctcatttattttttcctttaggTTGGTGGATGGACACAAGTATATGGTAACAATCAGCTATCCTTTGCTAGCATAAGAGGAGCTTCACACACAGCTCCGGCCACACAACCAGCGAGGTCATTACTTCTATTTAAGGCATTTCTTGATGGGAAACCACTACCTGCAGAAGCATGATGGTACGTGCACAAGTTGCAGGGCAGGTGGGATCTTTGAAGATTGGTAGCTATGGTGTTTCCTTGATTTGTGTCAAGATAGTTGGTATTTGAATGTTATGTCAGTTGTAGTTTTTTAATGTTGAGTTATTATTTTGTTCTAGCTTTTAGGAGTTGGAGTCTGTTGTTATTTAGTTCTACTTTTTAGGAGTTGGAGTTTAAGAGGATCACGATTGTGTAGTGGTCCTGATTTTATGCTTTGGAACGTTGCCATCTACTTGTATAAATTCAGCAACTATTGGAATAAAAGTTATCAGAAAATTTATCATCCAAACTTATCTTTTAAGGAGGCCAGATTACCTCGAATCAATCCAGAAATTATTCATTGTTTCCTATTTAAATTCCACAAATAAGCCATCATAGGTAACGATAAGGAGATATACGTACCAAAGTGGTATCAGAACTTGGGGATGGACCAAAGAGTGGAGCAATTGGAACAAAATGTCAGCTCCATGGTGAGCGGACAACAACAGTTGATCGAAAAAATGGTTGATATTTATGCGAAGATTTTGGAGCTCTCTTCTCGACGTGAGGAGGGTGAAGGGTCACATGTCGCTTCGGGAAAACGTCCTGAGGGAAGATGGCAACAGGGGGGATCTCATGTTCGAGGTAGCAACTAGTCATATGCTCCTTGTTTAGTGAAATTGGATTTTCCAAAGTTCAATGGGAGTGAAGACCCTACAAGTTGGATATGTAGGGCTGAACAATTCTTTTGCTTTCATGAAACGCCGGTAGAGGACCAAGTAGCTCTTGCTTCATTCCATCTTGAAGGGGAAGCTCAACTGTGGTATAAGCTCTTGTAGCAAGAGACAGACACAACCACTTGGGCCACGTTCAAAACGGGGTTGCTGGCTTGCTATGGGCCTACACAATTTTATGACCACTTTGGCGAACTCACAAAACTGCAACAAACTAGCACAGTAAAGGAGTACCAATCTCGGTTTGAACAACTCTTGGCCAAGGTTGGATACCTTCCACCTCCACGCCAAGTAAGTTGTTTCATGAGCAGGCTAAAGGAAAGCATTAAGGCAGATGTTTTGGCGGGATGACCTTTGGATTTAACTACGGCCATTGGGTTGGCACACTTGTTTGAAGCTCGAAACAATTCTTTGCGGCGTCCACCAGTAACTTCTCAAACTGTGGCAAGAACCAATCCTATCACTAGCAAGGAGGAGGGTGGTTTTCGGTCCCTTATGCCAGTCCGACAATTGTCACCAGTCGAACTTAAGGAGCGACACGACAAGGGTCTTTGTTACAATTGTAATGAGAAGTTTGCACCTGGCCATTGGTGTAAAAAGCTCTTTTTGATTGAAGCTTGCACAACAGAAGAGGATGGAGATGTTTCCATGGAATTAGAGCTAGAGGAAGAACAAGAAACTCCAGGCATCTCACTGCAGGCCATTAGTGGTGACCATGCGCCAGAGACAATGAAGGTGTTAGGAAAAATTGGATCAGTACCAGCCATGGTTCTCTTGGATTCAGGTAGCTCCCATAATTTTATTAGTGAGTCCCTCGCATAGAAGTTGGTCTTGCAACTAGTCCAAGAAAAGAAGATTCGAGTTATGGTGGCGTCTGGGGAAAGGCTTACTAGTAAGGGAAGATGTTTCGGAGTCACCATTAAGCTTGGAAGCTATGTCACTTAAGCTGATTTTTATATACTGCCCCTAGAAGGGTATGATGTGGTTATGGGTACTCATTGGCTCCGTACACTTGGAGAAATCCTTTGGGACTTTGCCAAACTTACCATGAAATTTATGAGCCAAGGTAAGGAAATAATTCTAAAAGGTTTGTTTGATAGGTGGGTAGAGGGCCATAAGCTTGAGAAACACACAGGTAAACAACCAAAGGGAGCTATTTTGCATTTGGTGGCACCCACTTTGTCAGACACATTGGCTagggaggaaaaagaaaagccaGGATTGTCACAACTTTTGGAAgcttttaaagaaattttcaagGAATGCAAAGGCTTGCCACCTAAAAGAGCTCAAGATCATCACATTCCATTACAAACAGGAAGTAACCTGGTCTGTCTAAAGCCTTACAGGTATCCCCATTTTCAAAAGTTAGAAATTGAGAGATTGGTCACTGAAATGTTAACCGTTGGGGTCATTTGTCCTAGCAACAACCCTTTTTCCTCTCTCGTCGTATTAGTGAAAAAAGGTGATGGTTCTTGGCATATGTGCGTGGATTACTGGTCTTTGAATCGGATCACCATCAAGGACAAGTTTCCTATCCCAACAATTGATGAGTTGCTTGATGAATTAAATGGAGCCATGTTTTTCTCAAAACTGGACTTGCGATCCAGTTACCATCAAATTCGAGTAAGCCCAGATGACGTACCAAAAACAGCATTCCGCACTCACCATGGCCATTATGAGTTCCTTGTCATGCCATTTGGACTCACTAATGCTCCATCCACTTTCCAAGCATTGATGAATGACATTTTCAAGAATCAATTACATAAGtttgttcttgtattttttgACGATATTTTGGTATATAGTGTCTCTTGGTAGGAACATTTGCAACACTTGCAAATTGTTTTAGATATTTTGCAACTCTATGTCAAGAGAGAAAAATGCCAATTTGGGCAGCAGGAAGTACGATATTTGGGCCATATAATTTCACAAGATGGAGTGTCAGTTGATCAAGAGAAAATTTCAGCCATGGTACAGTGGCCTAAGCCAAACAATCCGCGAGCAATGCGAGGTTTTTTGGGACTCACTGGATACTATCAGAAGTTCATCTAGGATTATGGCAAAATTGCAGCCCCACTCACACACATGCTAAAGAAGAATTTATTTTCTTGGACACCTCAAGCTGAAGTTGCATTCCAGCGACTTAAGGATGCAATGACAAAGGAACCTGTATTTGCCTTGCCAAATTTCTCTCACCAATTCATAGTTGAATGCGATGCTTCAGGTACAGGTATTGGCGCTGTTCTTTGCCAAGAATGTCCAATAGCATTCCATAGCTAAGCACTTCATGGTAAAAATTTACTATTGTCAACCTATGAGAAAGAAATGCTAGCATTGGTAATGGCTGTTCGCAAATGGAGGCACTATTTATTGGGAAGGAAGTTCCTAGTTCGTACTGATCAGAAGAGTTTACAATATTTATGTTCCCAATAAATCACCACTGAAGCACAGCAGCAATGGCTCCATAAGTTGATGGGGTTTGATTTTTCCATTGTGTATAAAAGGGGTTGTGAGAATCGGGTGGCGAATGCACAATCTAGGCGTGATGAAGTCCAACCAGAACAACACTTGGTTGCCATTTCAGCACCCATTCCGCATTGGCTGGATGAAGTCCGAGAAGAGCAAGGGAAAAACACCTTAGTGCAGGCCATAGTGCAATGGGTCCATGATGATGATGCAATGGGTCCTTGGGAATTAAGAGATGGTTTGCTTCTCTTTAAGGACCGAATTTACCTCCCAGCCAATTCAACTTTAAAGCATGACATCATTCAACAATTTCACAATGGGTCCCATGAAGGTTTTCACAAAACTTTAAGAAGAATAAGAGCAAATTTCTATTGGAGTAAAATGAGAGATGATATTAAGGCTCATATTCGGATATGTGAAGTTTGTCAACAATAAAAAGTTGAGCAATTGTCTCCAGCAGGTCTTCTTCAACCATTGCCCATTCCAAACCAGGTTTGGGAAGACATTTCCATGGACTTTATTGATGGGCTACCAGTGTCTCAAGGGAAGTCCATTGTTATGTGCACAAGTTGTTGTAGGGTAGGTGGGATCTTTGAAGATTGGTAGCTATGGTGTTTCCTTGATTTGTGCCAAGATAGTTGGTATTTGAATGTTATGTCAATTGCAGTTTTTTAACGTTGAGTTATTATTTTGTTCTAGCTTTTAGGAGTTGGAGTTTGTTGTTATTTAGTTCTATTTTTTAGGAGTTGGAGTTTAAGAGGATCACGATTGTGTTAGTGGTCCTGATTTTATGCTTTGGAACGTTACCATCTACTTGTATAAATTTAGCAGCTATTGGAATAAAAGTTATCAGAAAATTTATCATCCAAACTTATCTTTTAAGGAGGCCATATTATCTCGAATCAATCCAGAAATTATTGATTGTTTCCTAtttaaatttcacaaataaGCCATCATAGGTAACGATAAGGAGATATACGTACTACATGAACTATTCAAAATCATGGataattaaaatatgaatttattgcaattatttattttcacattattGTATTTGACTTGCAAAGTTACGTTCTAGTATTGTTAATCTAAAAATACTACCAGAATTATGTCTTTTACATTTATGTCTGATTGGCTTCTTTGCTTGAACTTTATAGAGCATGTCTGATTGGCTTCTTTGCTTGAACTTCATAGAGCATGTAGTGAAGGCTGCAAgcttaataaaatttgttcttCGGTGTGATcatcataaaaaattcttttacgTAAATATAGAGCGATAATCTTAACACAGTACACCAATATATACCggtaccaaaatattttgtcCCACCTACCAATTTGGAGTGGTCTCTGTTTGTTGaatttgttatctatttgtaTATAGTGTTGTTGTCACTATATTTTGGAGTTATCTGTATATACATGTTACTAATAGGTaaaaacttagagaaagtttaattagaatttgaaattagaatccaattttgcgccgtatgtctaaatttatgtgaggACCACACCATAATTATCTACTTAAGTTTATGTCATGtgtccacttaagttttttaatctttgtgttaagtgagttaatgaatgcaaaatactaagaattgaatatatatatatatatatataaatgcaaaatactaagaatcgaatatatatattgtaggggggcggttttggggctcaggcccaacaggcgggtggttctggcccaaaagtccctcaacaatgaatttgtagagagtaggttacagaattaggtctttgacagaggaaacgtagttatgaccaagccatgcaaccagttggacgtaaggaTATTCCTCCAAACTTTTGGAATAACGGTCCCTGGGGCTGTTTCTTCTGCTTCTTGTCtctatttcctttctttttctatctttttcttctttctgcttACGATCCCCCTTtccatggggatttccttctcttatatagcatccttcctaagatcacgaccctacacttgtcaaccatctggccctctacttgagtgcttgtcccataggtcatcttcccttttttctgtgagttgcactggccaagataattctgcgttcctgtcctttccacattaatgcggctggaaaagtagttccttggcatttaatgcggcaattgt
The sequence above is drawn from the Quercus robur chromosome 7, dhQueRobu3.1, whole genome shotgun sequence genome and encodes:
- the LOC126693322 gene encoding serine carboxypeptidase-like 45 translates to MIQSQQQWMVMAIICASLVQIFMAVESVPTDDKITSLPGQPQVSFQQFSGYITIDEKQERALFYYFVEAEAQPDSKPLVLWLNGGPGCSSIGAGAFVEHGPFKPSGDNLVKNEYSWNKEANILYLESPAGVGFSYSANKSFYNYVNDEIAARDSLTFLQRWFGKFPEYRDRDFFITGESYAGHYVPQLAYLIIQSKVKFNLKGIAIGNPLLEFAVDFNSPDQYYWSHGLISDGVYELLTKSCNSSQIMRGAIRGFLSSTCTSVYTELAKELTDFIDRYNVIGDVCLSSIQSQMDMLYQPLRSRFQYLTSFNSESDALSQKESIKEVDVCAQENTQKYLNRKDVQTALHAQLVGIKEWSLCSRVLEYDDENREIPTIGVVGSLVKSGIRSLVYSGDQDGIIPFTGTRTLVKGLAKDLGLNSTVPYRTWFEGKQVGGWTQVYGNNQLSFASIRGASHTAPATQPARSLLLFKAFLDGKPLPAEA